A genomic region of Rhodococcus pyridinivorans contains the following coding sequences:
- a CDS encoding polyadenylate-specific 3'-exoribonuclease AS, translating to MRYFYDCEFIEDGRTIELVSIGVACEDGREFYAVSTEFDPTRAGAWVRRNVLPKLPPPAHPAWKSRSRIRDDLLKFLVPRPGIRPELWAWIGAYDHVVLVQLWGTMPELPDVLPRFTRELRQYWEDSGSPPLPPAPDDNHDALADARHNLAKFEAIEVARRSR from the coding sequence GTGCGCTACTTCTACGACTGCGAGTTCATCGAGGACGGACGCACGATCGAACTCGTCTCGATCGGTGTCGCCTGCGAGGACGGCCGCGAGTTCTACGCGGTGTCGACCGAGTTCGATCCGACCCGGGCCGGAGCCTGGGTGCGCCGCAACGTCCTCCCGAAGCTCCCGCCCCCGGCGCACCCCGCCTGGAAGTCGCGATCGAGGATCCGCGACGACTTGCTGAAGTTCCTCGTGCCACGACCGGGCATCCGGCCCGAACTGTGGGCGTGGATCGGAGCCTACGACCACGTCGTGCTCGTCCAGCTGTGGGGCACCATGCCCGAACTCCCGGACGTCCTGCCCCGCTTCACCCGCGAGCTCCGGCAGTATTGGGAGGACTCGGGCTCACCGCCCCTGCCCCCGGCGCCGGACGACAACCACGACGCCCTCGCCGACGCCCGCCACAACCTCGCAAAGTTCGAAGCGATCGAGGTTGCTCGCCGGTCGCGGTGA
- a CDS encoding polyprenyl synthetase family protein — translation MEDSLRQFFTSRSDLVDSVGNGYRQAVDTLEAFVLRGGKRVRPRFAWTGWLGAGGDPTGPDAEAVLQACSALELVQAAALVHDDIIDASTTRRGFPTVHVEFTEQHRKAGWHGRPEQFGESVAILLGDLALVWADDMLHSAGLDPATVARVVPAWTAMRTEVLGGQYLDIANEVAADESVEAATRVNRFKTAAYTIERPLHIGAALAGADDDLIAAYRRFGTDIGLAFQLRDDLLGVFGDPKVTGKPSGDDLRSGKRTVLYALALETADASDPAAAELLRTSIGTDLSDAQVEHLRSLLVDLGAVARIEDRISELTDSAFEALEASGATEEGKALLRESAVAATRRVA, via the coding sequence GTGGAGGACTCCCTCCGGCAGTTCTTCACCTCACGCTCCGACCTGGTCGACTCGGTGGGCAATGGATACCGGCAGGCCGTCGACACGCTCGAGGCATTCGTGCTGCGCGGCGGCAAGCGGGTGCGTCCGCGTTTCGCCTGGACGGGCTGGCTCGGCGCCGGTGGTGACCCGACCGGGCCGGACGCCGAGGCCGTCCTGCAGGCGTGCTCCGCGCTCGAGCTCGTGCAGGCCGCGGCGCTCGTCCACGACGACATCATCGATGCCTCCACCACGCGCCGCGGATTCCCCACCGTGCACGTCGAGTTCACCGAGCAGCACCGGAAGGCCGGCTGGCACGGCAGGCCGGAGCAGTTCGGCGAGTCGGTCGCGATCCTGCTCGGCGACCTCGCCCTGGTCTGGGCCGACGACATGCTGCACTCGGCGGGGCTCGACCCCGCGACCGTCGCGCGCGTGGTCCCGGCCTGGACCGCGATGCGCACCGAAGTGCTCGGCGGGCAGTACCTCGACATCGCCAACGAAGTGGCGGCGGACGAATCGGTGGAGGCCGCTACGCGGGTCAACCGGTTCAAGACCGCGGCGTACACGATCGAACGCCCCCTGCACATCGGCGCTGCCCTCGCCGGCGCCGACGACGACCTCATCGCCGCATACCGCCGCTTCGGCACCGACATCGGCCTGGCGTTCCAGCTGCGCGACGACCTGCTCGGTGTCTTCGGCGACCCCAAGGTCACCGGCAAGCCTTCGGGCGACGACCTGCGCTCGGGCAAGAGGACCGTCCTGTACGCGCTGGCACTGGAGACGGCCGATGCCTCCGATCCGGCCGCGGCCGAGCTGCTGCGCACCTCGATCGGGACCGATCTGTCCGACGCGCAGGTCGAGCACCTCCGCTCGCTGCTCGTCGATCTCGGCGCGGTCGCCCGAATCGAGGACCGCATCTCGGAACTGACCGACAGCGCGTTCGAGGCGCTCGAGGCGTCCGGCGCCACCGAGGAGGGCAAGGCCCTTCTGCGCGAGTCGGCGGTCGCGGCGACGCGACGGGTGGCGTGA
- the crtI gene encoding phytoene desaturase family protein, which produces MRTVPGADRVVVVGAGLAGLSAALYLRGAGKDVTVLERADDVGGRVGSYHGPGYEIDNGATVLTMPELIDDALAAVGTDRNSVRPALRTRRLSPAYHARFADGTSIDVHSDPDAMVAEISRVCGPDEARRYLGLRAWLADIFDAEFDRFMDASFDSPLDLVSSPAALRDLARLLRLGGFGRLGAQVNRRVTDPRLRRVFTFQALYAGVAPARALAVYGAIAHMDTSLGVYAVDGGMRSVARAMAAAFVETGGRLELGREVTSLDLSAGRVDGVRTRDGQRFPCDAAVLTPDTPVVDGLLPRRRCRRTLAAPSAVVLHGSIPTGVTRGWAAQHHHVIDFGGEWDRTFAEITRSRGRGRPMSDPSLLITRPALSDPGLRFTREGVEHEPLSVLAPCPNLDSAPLAWAELAVPYRNELLDVLDRRGYGGITDGFRVDHIDTPATWHARGMQAGSPFSSAHVFRQTGPFRRRNLDPAVPGVVLAGSATVPGVGVPTVLLSGRLAAERLGVPRRR; this is translated from the coding sequence GTGCGGACCGTTCCCGGCGCCGACCGGGTCGTCGTGGTCGGTGCCGGTCTCGCCGGTCTGTCGGCGGCACTGTACCTGCGCGGCGCCGGTAAGGACGTCACGGTGCTCGAACGCGCCGACGACGTCGGCGGCCGGGTCGGCAGCTATCACGGCCCGGGCTACGAGATCGACAACGGCGCCACCGTGCTGACGATGCCCGAGTTGATCGACGACGCGCTCGCCGCGGTGGGCACCGACCGCAACTCCGTCCGGCCGGCCCTGCGCACCCGGCGACTGTCCCCCGCCTACCACGCGCGGTTCGCCGACGGCACCTCGATCGACGTGCACTCCGACCCCGACGCCATGGTCGCGGAGATCTCACGGGTGTGCGGTCCCGACGAGGCACGCCGCTATCTGGGGTTGCGCGCGTGGCTCGCCGACATCTTCGACGCCGAGTTCGACCGCTTCATGGACGCGAGTTTCGACTCGCCGCTCGACCTGGTCTCGTCCCCGGCGGCGCTGCGCGATCTGGCGCGTCTGCTCCGACTGGGCGGGTTCGGCAGGCTCGGCGCGCAGGTGAACCGCAGGGTCACCGACCCGCGCCTGCGCCGCGTCTTCACCTTCCAGGCGCTGTACGCGGGGGTCGCTCCGGCACGGGCCCTCGCCGTCTACGGGGCCATCGCCCACATGGACACGTCGCTGGGCGTGTACGCGGTGGACGGCGGCATGCGGTCGGTCGCCCGCGCGATGGCCGCGGCGTTCGTCGAGACCGGCGGACGGCTCGAACTCGGCCGGGAGGTGACCTCGCTCGACCTCTCCGCCGGTCGGGTCGACGGCGTCCGCACCCGCGACGGACAGCGCTTCCCGTGCGACGCGGCCGTCCTGACCCCCGACACCCCGGTGGTCGACGGATTGCTGCCGCGCCGACGGTGCCGCCGCACGCTGGCCGCGCCGTCGGCCGTCGTGCTGCACGGGTCGATCCCCACCGGGGTGACCCGTGGCTGGGCGGCGCAACACCACCACGTGATCGATTTCGGCGGGGAGTGGGACCGCACCTTCGCGGAGATCACCCGCAGCCGCGGACGCGGCCGGCCGATGTCGGATCCCTCGCTGCTCATCACGCGACCGGCACTGTCCGATCCCGGCCTGCGATTCACCCGTGAGGGCGTCGAGCACGAACCGTTGTCGGTGCTGGCGCCATGCCCGAACCTCGACAGCGCTCCGCTCGCCTGGGCCGAGCTCGCGGTGCCCTATCGCAACGAACTGCTCGACGTCCTCGACCGCCGCGGATACGGCGGCATCACGGACGGTTTCCGCGTCGACCACATCGACACGCCGGCCACCTGGCACGCTCGTGGCATGCAGGCGGGCAGCCCGTTCTCGAGCGCTCACGTCTTCCGGCAGACGGGACCGTTCCGGCGCCGCAACCTCGATCCGGCCGTTCCCGGCGTGGTGCTCGCGGGGTCGGCGACGGTGCCGGGCGTCGGTGTCCCCACCGTCCTGTTGTCCGGAAGGCTCGCCGCCGAACGGCTCGGTGTTCCGCGAAGGCGGTGA
- a CDS encoding Rv2175c family DNA-binding protein, protein MSAIPYCDDVLDRSVPVVQLVDVAKSLGVATSRVHQMVRDRQLLAFKRDRVPVLPEAFLDEEGNVLKGLPGLIAVLHDGGYEDDEILRWLFAEDDSLPGGCPVAAMHTQSAREVVRRAQALAF, encoded by the coding sequence GTGAGTGCAATCCCTTACTGCGACGACGTTCTCGACCGCTCCGTGCCTGTGGTGCAGCTCGTCGACGTGGCCAAGAGCCTCGGCGTCGCCACCTCCCGCGTACACCAGATGGTGCGCGACCGGCAGCTGCTGGCGTTCAAGCGCGACCGCGTGCCGGTCCTGCCCGAGGCCTTTCTCGACGAGGAAGGAAACGTTCTCAAGGGTCTTCCGGGCCTGATCGCGGTGCTGCACGACGGCGGTTACGAGGACGACGAGATCCTGCGGTGGCTCTTCGCCGAGGACGATTCTCTTCCCGGTGGATGCCCTGTGGCCGCGATGCACACGCAGTCCGCGCGCGAGGTCGTGCGGCGGGCGCAGGCGCTCGCCTTCTGA
- a CDS encoding phytoene/squalene synthase family protein, whose product MPERPTGIAADDLTRAYAYCAELTAEHGRTYNLATRLLPASRRHAVHALYGFARHVDDIVDVTAVDDPEAAIRGVDDAHSRLHAALAGAPGPLDHTGLVVRALADTIGQYRIPIDYFEAFIRSMRMDVPGTPEFRPRYGTMEELREYMYGSAAVIGLELLPILDVDDPAAPPAAAALGAAFQLTNFIRDVGEDLERGRLYIPLELWSAFGVDIDLLQECRRTGAMDPRVRRALAHAVALTRAEYRKAEPGLEVLPDRIRPGIRAAFTLYGRILDEVERSGFRVLDRRATVPRRTRAAVMITEYVAGSLLRKR is encoded by the coding sequence GTGCCTGAGCGCCCCACGGGGATCGCGGCCGACGATCTCACCCGGGCCTACGCCTACTGCGCCGAGCTCACCGCCGAACACGGACGCACCTACAACCTCGCGACCCGGCTGCTGCCCGCCTCGCGACGACACGCCGTGCACGCGCTCTACGGCTTCGCCCGACACGTCGACGACATCGTCGACGTCACCGCCGTGGACGACCCGGAGGCCGCGATCCGTGGTGTCGACGACGCGCACAGCCGTCTGCACGCCGCACTCGCGGGCGCTCCCGGCCCGCTCGACCACACCGGTCTCGTGGTCCGCGCGCTTGCCGACACGATCGGGCAGTACCGCATCCCGATCGACTATTTCGAGGCGTTCATCCGATCCATGCGCATGGACGTGCCCGGCACGCCCGAGTTCCGGCCCCGCTACGGGACCATGGAGGAACTGCGCGAGTACATGTACGGCTCGGCGGCGGTGATCGGTCTCGAACTGCTGCCGATCCTCGACGTCGACGATCCGGCCGCCCCGCCCGCCGCAGCCGCGCTCGGGGCGGCGTTCCAGCTCACCAACTTCATCCGCGACGTGGGCGAGGACCTCGAACGCGGACGTCTCTACATCCCGCTCGAACTGTGGTCGGCCTTCGGGGTCGACATCGACCTGCTGCAGGAATGCCGGCGCACCGGCGCGATGGACCCGAGGGTCCGGCGGGCACTCGCCCACGCGGTCGCGCTGACCCGCGCCGAATATCGCAAAGCCGAACCCGGGCTGGAGGTACTCCCCGACCGGATCCGGCCGGGTATCCGCGCAGCCTTCACGCTCTACGGGCGGATTCTCGACGAGGTCGAACGCAGCGGGTTCCGGGTGCTCGACCGGCGCGCGACGGTTCCGCGCCGCACGCGCGCCGCGGTCATGATCACCGAGTACGTCGCCGGCTCACTGCTCCGGAAGCGGTAA
- a CDS encoding lysophospholipid acyltransferase family protein — MWYWLFKYALLGPLLWLIGRPKFEGGENIPAHGPAILASNHRAVLDSFYLPLLVRRRITFLAKSEYFTGTGLKGAFQRWFFSSVGQVPIDRTGADAAQDALNAGVRVLGQGKLLGIYPEGTRSPDGRLYKGKTGLARLALETGVPVIPVAMIGTDRMNPIGSKMWRPAKITVRIGEPIDFSRFEGMGGNRFVERTVTDEVMYSLMQLSGQEYVDIYAASLKNKGSADESGVGDTGASTNGSAATPPQDGPVADRVPDTRAG; from the coding sequence ATGTGGTACTGGCTGTTCAAGTACGCCCTCCTGGGGCCGCTGCTGTGGCTCATAGGACGTCCGAAGTTCGAAGGCGGCGAGAACATTCCGGCGCACGGACCGGCGATCCTGGCCAGTAACCACCGGGCCGTCCTCGACTCGTTCTACCTTCCCCTCCTCGTACGTCGGCGCATCACCTTCCTCGCGAAGAGTGAGTACTTCACCGGCACCGGACTCAAGGGCGCCTTCCAGCGCTGGTTCTTCTCGTCCGTCGGGCAGGTCCCCATCGACCGCACCGGCGCCGACGCCGCGCAGGATGCGCTCAACGCCGGGGTCCGGGTGCTCGGCCAGGGCAAGCTGCTCGGCATCTATCCCGAGGGCACCCGCTCACCCGACGGACGCCTCTACAAGGGCAAGACCGGCCTCGCGCGACTGGCGCTGGAGACCGGCGTCCCCGTGATCCCCGTCGCCATGATCGGCACCGACCGGATGAACCCCATCGGGTCGAAGATGTGGCGACCGGCGAAGATCACCGTCCGGATCGGTGAGCCCATCGACTTCTCCCGGTTCGAGGGCATGGGCGGAAACAGGTTCGTGGAGCGCACAGTCACCGACGAGGTCATGTACTCGCTCATGCAGCTGTCGGGCCAGGAGTACGTCGACATCTACGCCGCCTCCCTCAAGAACAAGGGCTCGGCGGACGAGTCGGGGGTCGGGGACACGGGCGCGTCGACGAACGGCAGTGCCGCGACCCCGCCGCAGGACGGTCCCGTCGCGGACCGCGTTCCCGACACGCGTGCCGGGTGA
- a CDS encoding alpha-(1->6)-mannopyranosyltransferase A — protein sequence MSSPASPDAEPQTSPAPEGTAAPKGERPKHAFLRSPAGHAALLGAWGAVLMTFGSFGSGSVRRIDPLLEDIYLSWLRFGHGQLLSRIILWVGVLLMIAAWVRVGRATLAGHVTVRDLWTVLPAWTAPLLVATPMFSRDAYSYLAQGALLRDGFDPYEVGPVVNPGVLLDNVSNVWTTTTTPYGPVHLLLGAGITSITDDNVVTGTWLWRLTMLPGLALMAWAVPKLARRMGGNPAIALWLAVLNPLVLIHLVGGVHNELLMVGLMIAGIVFVLEGRHLGGIALVSLGAAIKATAGLALPFLVWVWMIHERDRALAEGREPAAPVRLFAKAVGLGLGVFAAVFGGTSLLAGVGIGWLTALSGSSKIINWLSLPTMMAHAVTWVTPWRLGSVLDITRMLCAIALVVILVWAWWRFRRTERDAIFGIVVALTAVTLLSPAALPWYYSWPLAVAAAFAMSPRVLMVLVALSTWLMLIFNPDGSIGMYNIAHVALAVFASIVAARSLVTYDPLRLRLRPRPASPAGAALDDRA from the coding sequence ATGTCGTCCCCTGCCTCGCCCGACGCCGAACCGCAGACCTCGCCCGCGCCGGAGGGGACGGCCGCACCGAAGGGTGAGCGTCCGAAGCACGCATTCCTGAGGAGTCCCGCCGGCCATGCCGCGCTGCTCGGCGCGTGGGGCGCGGTACTCATGACCTTCGGCAGTTTCGGATCGGGCAGTGTCCGGCGGATCGACCCGCTGCTCGAGGACATCTATCTGTCGTGGCTGCGGTTCGGCCACGGCCAGTTGCTCTCGCGGATCATCCTGTGGGTCGGTGTGCTCCTCATGATCGCAGCGTGGGTGCGCGTCGGCCGGGCGACCCTCGCCGGCCACGTCACGGTGCGCGATCTGTGGACGGTGCTGCCCGCGTGGACCGCTCCCCTGCTGGTCGCGACACCGATGTTCAGCCGCGACGCCTACTCCTACCTCGCGCAGGGCGCACTGCTGCGCGACGGTTTCGACCCGTACGAGGTGGGCCCGGTCGTCAATCCGGGCGTCCTGCTCGACAACGTCAGCAATGTGTGGACAACGACGACCACGCCCTACGGGCCCGTCCACCTGCTGCTCGGTGCGGGCATCACGTCCATCACCGACGACAACGTGGTGACGGGCACCTGGCTGTGGCGCCTGACCATGCTTCCCGGCCTGGCACTCATGGCGTGGGCCGTGCCGAAACTCGCCCGTCGCATGGGCGGAAATCCCGCGATTGCCCTGTGGCTCGCAGTGCTGAACCCGCTCGTACTGATCCACCTCGTCGGCGGTGTGCACAACGAGCTGCTGATGGTCGGTCTCATGATCGCCGGCATCGTGTTCGTGCTCGAGGGCCGGCACCTCGGCGGCATCGCCCTGGTCTCCCTCGGCGCCGCGATCAAGGCCACCGCAGGATTGGCACTGCCCTTCCTGGTGTGGGTGTGGATGATCCACGAACGCGATCGTGCGCTTGCCGAGGGACGCGAACCGGCAGCGCCCGTGCGCCTGTTCGCCAAGGCCGTCGGCCTGGGACTGGGGGTCTTCGCCGCGGTCTTCGGTGGCACCTCGCTGCTCGCCGGTGTCGGCATCGGCTGGCTCACCGCCCTGTCCGGCTCGTCGAAGATCATCAACTGGCTGTCGCTGCCGACGATGATGGCGCACGCCGTCACCTGGGTCACTCCGTGGCGGCTCGGATCGGTCCTCGACATCACACGCATGCTCTGCGCGATCGCGCTGGTGGTGATCCTCGTGTGGGCGTGGTGGCGCTTCCGCCGCACCGAGCGCGACGCGATCTTCGGGATCGTCGTGGCGCTGACTGCGGTGACCCTGCTGTCGCCCGCCGCGCTGCCCTGGTACTACTCCTGGCCGCTCGCCGTCGCCGCCGCCTTCGCGATGTCGCCCCGGGTGCTCATGGTGCTCGTCGCACTGTCGACATGGCTGATGTTGATCTTCAACCCCGACGGGTCGATCGGGATGTACAACATCGCGCACGTCGCGCTCGCAGTGTTCGCCTCGATCGTCGCGGCCCGTTCGCTGGTCACCTACGACCCGCTGCGCCTGCGGTTACGACCTCGACCGGCATCACCCGCCGGCGCTGCCCTGGACGACCGTGCCTGA
- the pknB gene encoding Stk1 family PASTA domain-containing Ser/Thr kinase, with protein MTAGGDRLVGVVLDRRYRIESQIARGGMSTVYRGTDMRLDRPVAVKIMDPQFAADPQFLARFEFEARSVARLTHPGLVAVYDQGQDGDHVFLVMELVEGGTLRELLRERGPMPPHAAAAVAAPVLGALAVAHRAGLVHRDIKPENILISGNGEVKIADFGLVRAVAAATTTSRSVILGTAAYLSPEQVTIGSADARSDVYSAGVLVYEMLTGRTPFTGDTSLSVAYQRVEKDVPDPSSAIDGVPPELDAFVRRATEREPTERYADAQVMAVALGEICDTLDLPRYRVPAPRRSAVRTPPVVDPDAAAPTRTIDGAASGPADPAPATTVLTGSAANSHAPTTVQTAVPATPGPNAPATRPHPTRVATRTHPRPDTEPVAPPPDYAVDRRRQRRSAAGWIAAIIVLALFMGIAGWWLGAGRLSDVPTVLGLDKAAAVSAIETAGLSSEIRGEYSDDVPVDTVLGTDPTAGSRVPDGDTIALLVSLGRPTVPSIPGAGERSVVEDELRSRTFEPVEGGTAFSTTVPEGGVAALDPAPGTVLPVGSEVALVISKGSPPVTLPDLTGRPVDEARRILDEAGLTVGDIREVFDADVDEGRVIGTDPEEGEDVSAGGTVTLLVSNAVKVPSMLGRSVGSARDELTRLGFEVEVRQLGDSDRSVVIGQNPGAGRRAEQGSTVTLTALP; from the coding sequence GTGACCGCTGGAGGCGACCGACTGGTCGGCGTCGTGCTCGACCGGCGTTATCGCATCGAATCGCAGATCGCGCGGGGCGGCATGTCGACCGTCTACCGCGGCACCGACATGCGTCTCGACCGTCCCGTCGCCGTGAAGATCATGGATCCGCAGTTCGCGGCCGATCCCCAATTCCTGGCACGGTTCGAGTTCGAGGCCAGATCCGTCGCGCGATTGACGCATCCCGGGCTCGTCGCGGTCTACGACCAGGGCCAGGACGGCGATCACGTCTTCCTCGTGATGGAGCTCGTCGAGGGCGGCACCCTGCGCGAGCTGCTGCGCGAACGCGGGCCGATGCCGCCGCACGCCGCGGCCGCCGTGGCCGCACCGGTCCTCGGGGCTCTGGCCGTCGCCCACCGGGCGGGTCTCGTGCACCGCGACATCAAGCCCGAGAACATCCTCATCTCCGGCAACGGTGAGGTGAAGATCGCCGACTTCGGGCTCGTCCGGGCGGTCGCCGCCGCGACCACCACCTCGCGCAGCGTGATCCTCGGCACCGCGGCGTACCTGTCTCCGGAGCAGGTGACCATCGGCAGCGCCGACGCGCGTAGCGACGTCTATTCCGCCGGTGTGCTCGTGTACGAGATGCTCACCGGCCGCACTCCCTTCACCGGCGACACGTCCCTGTCGGTGGCGTACCAGCGCGTGGAGAAGGACGTGCCGGATCCGAGTTCGGCCATCGACGGGGTTCCTCCCGAACTGGACGCCTTCGTCCGCCGGGCCACCGAACGCGAACCGACGGAACGCTACGCCGACGCGCAGGTGATGGCCGTCGCGCTCGGCGAGATATGCGACACGCTCGATCTCCCCCGCTACCGGGTTCCGGCTCCGAGACGATCCGCGGTGCGGACGCCACCCGTGGTGGATCCCGATGCCGCGGCACCGACCCGCACCATCGACGGCGCCGCTTCCGGGCCTGCCGATCCTGCTCCGGCGACGACGGTGCTTACCGGCTCGGCCGCGAACTCGCATGCTCCGACGACCGTGCAGACCGCCGTGCCGGCCACGCCCGGCCCCAATGCACCGGCCACGCGCCCGCACCCGACCCGGGTCGCGACCCGCACCCATCCGCGTCCCGACACCGAACCGGTGGCGCCCCCGCCCGACTACGCCGTCGACCGCCGCCGTCAGCGCCGGTCCGCCGCCGGTTGGATCGCCGCGATCATCGTGCTCGCGTTGTTCATGGGGATCGCCGGGTGGTGGCTCGGCGCCGGCCGGCTCAGCGACGTCCCGACCGTGCTGGGACTCGACAAGGCGGCGGCCGTGTCCGCGATCGAGACGGCCGGATTGTCCAGCGAGATCCGGGGCGAGTACTCCGACGACGTTCCCGTCGACACCGTCCTCGGCACCGACCCCACCGCGGGCTCACGCGTGCCCGACGGCGACACGATCGCGTTGCTCGTGTCGCTCGGCAGACCCACCGTCCCGTCCATTCCCGGCGCCGGTGAGAGATCCGTCGTCGAGGACGAACTGCGGAGCCGCACCTTCGAACCGGTCGAGGGCGGTACCGCGTTCAGCACCACGGTGCCCGAGGGCGGAGTGGCCGCGCTCGACCCCGCGCCCGGCACCGTCCTGCCCGTGGGGTCCGAGGTCGCGCTTGTGATCAGCAAGGGATCGCCGCCCGTGACCCTGCCCGATCTGACCGGGCGCCCGGTCGACGAGGCGCGTCGCATCCTCGACGAGGCAGGCCTGACCGTCGGGGACATCCGTGAGGTCTTCGACGCCGATGTCGACGAGGGGCGGGTCATCGGCACCGACCCGGAGGAGGGCGAAGACGTCAGCGCCGGCGGAACCGTCACCCTCCTTGTATCCAATGCAGTGAAGGTGCCGTCGATGTTGGGACGCTCGGTGGGCTCGGCCCGCGACGAGCTCACCCGCCTCGGATTCGAGGTCGAGGTGCGGCAACTCGGCGACTCCGACCGCTCGGTCGTGATCGGCCAGAATCCCGGGGCGGGGCGGAGAGCAGAACAGGGCAGCACGGTCACGCTGACCGCACTGCCCTGA
- a CDS encoding class II 3-deoxy-7-phosphoheptulonate synthase, translating into MNWTVDVPIDRLPELPPLPEELRANLDAALAKPALQQPSWPEEQAAAMRTVLESVPPITVPREVEELQNQLAAVARGEAFLLQGGDCAETFADNTEPHIKGNIRTLLQMAVVLTYGASTPVVKVARIAGQYAKPRSSDTDALGLPSYRGDMVNSLVADAEVRRHDPSRLVRAYANASAAMNLVRAVTAAGEADLHRVHDWNRAFVSASPAGARYEALASEIDRGLRFMDACGVIDPNLRAATIYASHEALVLDYERAMLRLDNSGDKPRLYDLSAHFLWIGDRTRQLDGAHIAFAELLSNPIGLKIGPSTTPEMAVEYVERLDPHNTPGRLTLISRMGHSKVRDLLPGIIERVEASGHKVIWQCDPMHGNTHEASTGYKTRHFDRIVDEVQGFFEVHRALGTHPGGIHVELTGEDVTECLGGAQDISDLDLHGRYETACDPRLNTQQSIELAFLVAEMLRG; encoded by the coding sequence GTGAACTGGACTGTCGACGTGCCGATCGACCGCTTGCCCGAACTTCCCCCGTTGCCCGAGGAGCTGCGTGCCAACCTCGACGCGGCGCTTGCAAAGCCGGCGCTGCAGCAGCCCAGCTGGCCCGAGGAACAGGCCGCGGCGATGCGCACCGTGCTCGAGAGCGTGCCTCCCATCACCGTGCCCCGCGAGGTCGAGGAGCTGCAGAACCAGCTCGCCGCCGTCGCTCGGGGTGAGGCCTTCCTCCTCCAGGGTGGCGACTGCGCCGAGACGTTCGCGGACAACACCGAGCCGCACATCAAGGGCAACATCCGCACGCTGCTGCAGATGGCGGTGGTGCTGACCTACGGTGCGTCGACGCCGGTCGTGAAGGTCGCGCGGATCGCCGGCCAGTACGCCAAGCCGCGTTCGTCCGACACCGACGCGCTCGGTCTGCCGTCCTACCGCGGCGATATGGTCAACTCGCTGGTCGCCGATGCCGAGGTGCGCAGGCACGATCCGTCGCGCCTCGTGCGCGCCTACGCGAACGCGAGCGCCGCGATGAACCTCGTGCGTGCCGTCACCGCCGCCGGTGAGGCCGACCTGCACCGCGTGCACGACTGGAACCGGGCCTTCGTCTCGGCCTCGCCCGCCGGTGCCCGCTACGAGGCGCTCGCCTCCGAGATCGATCGTGGTCTGCGATTCATGGACGCTTGCGGTGTCATCGACCCGAATCTGCGCGCGGCGACGATCTATGCCAGCCACGAGGCTCTCGTCCTCGACTACGAGCGCGCGATGCTGCGCCTCGACAATTCGGGCGACAAGCCGCGCCTGTACGACCTGTCGGCCCACTTCCTGTGGATCGGTGATCGCACCCGCCAGCTCGACGGCGCGCACATCGCGTTCGCGGAACTGCTGTCGAACCCGATCGGTCTGAAGATCGGTCCGTCGACCACCCCGGAGATGGCCGTCGAGTACGTCGAGCGCCTGGATCCGCACAACACGCCGGGCCGACTGACCCTGATCTCCCGGATGGGTCACTCGAAGGTCCGCGATCTGCTGCCCGGCATCATCGAGCGCGTCGAGGCCTCCGGTCACAAGGTGATCTGGCAGTGCGACCCGATGCACGGCAACACCCACGAGGCGTCCACCGGCTACAAGACCCGTCACTTCGACCGCATCGTCGACGAGGTGCAGGGCTTCTTCGAGGTGCACCGCGCGCTGGGCACGCATCCGGGTGGCATCCACGTCGAGCTCACCGGTGAGGACGTCACCGAGTGCCTCGGCGGTGCCCAGGACATCTCCGATCTCGACCTGCACGGTCGCTACGAGACGGCGTGCGATCCGCGGCTGAACACGCAGCAGTCGATCGAACTCGCGTTCCTGGTCGCGGAGATGCTCCGCGGTTGA